In Halorientalis sp. LT38, a genomic segment contains:
- a CDS encoding acyl-CoA dehydrogenase family protein, which yields MEFDKTHEMFRDSLRDYLETEIAPDVQKLDKQEMTKEEAVGYLRDLRKLGIGFDKETAQDYFGDLSYYVIGSEEIARVWPSLNVMLNMSFPAMFANWASEETRDALGDKLEKGEAIGALGVTEPGSGSHSSKPNTVARKDGDEYVINGEKTWVSNAQICDLTMIVAWDEENDAQDMFIVDQENSPFDTRKLDKLGWKGSPTGQMFFDDVRVPEDNKLSNAIRNLILEHGDLAEALPFPNEMVDLFLSHKPLNAIFSFMRTGMAAMAVGIQQAAYEDALEYTTDRETFGKPIAQHQLVQNRLYKMKANVETSRLLTHEAVEKLSNADEESRMYSSLAKGYACDKSVETARHGVELYGGNGLSTDYPLERYYRDAQTMTIPDGTEEIMKLIVGYEMTDLSAYA from the coding sequence ATGGAATTCGACAAGACACACGAGATGTTCCGGGACTCGCTCCGGGACTACCTCGAGACCGAGATCGCACCGGACGTCCAGAAACTGGACAAACAGGAGATGACCAAGGAGGAGGCCGTCGGCTACCTGCGGGACCTCCGGAAACTGGGGATCGGCTTCGACAAGGAGACCGCCCAGGACTACTTCGGCGACCTCTCGTACTACGTCATCGGTTCCGAGGAGATCGCCCGCGTCTGGCCGAGCCTGAACGTCATGCTCAACATGTCGTTCCCGGCGATGTTCGCCAACTGGGCCAGCGAGGAGACCCGCGACGCGCTGGGCGACAAACTCGAGAAGGGCGAGGCCATCGGCGCGCTCGGCGTCACCGAACCCGGATCGGGCAGCCACTCCAGCAAGCCCAACACCGTCGCACGGAAAGACGGCGACGAGTACGTCATCAACGGCGAGAAGACCTGGGTCAGCAACGCCCAGATCTGTGACCTGACGATGATCGTCGCCTGGGACGAGGAGAACGACGCCCAGGACATGTTCATCGTCGACCAGGAGAACTCGCCGTTCGACACCCGCAAACTCGACAAACTCGGCTGGAAGGGGTCGCCGACGGGCCAGATGTTCTTCGACGACGTGCGCGTGCCCGAGGACAACAAGCTCTCGAACGCCATCCGCAACCTGATCCTCGAACACGGCGACCTCGCGGAGGCGCTGCCCTTCCCGAACGAGATGGTCGACCTGTTCCTCAGCCACAAGCCGCTGAACGCCATCTTCTCGTTCATGCGGACCGGCATGGCCGCGATGGCCGTGGGCATCCAGCAGGCCGCCTACGAGGACGCCCTGGAGTACACCACGGATCGCGAAACCTTCGGCAAGCCCATCGCCCAGCACCAGCTCGTCCAGAACCGCCTCTACAAGATGAAGGCCAACGTCGAGACCTCGCGCCTCCTGACCCACGAGGCCGTCGAGAAGCTCTCGAACGCCGACGAAGAATCGAGAATGTACTCCTCGCTGGCGAAGGGCTACGCCTGCGACAAGTCCGTCGAGACCGCCCGCCACGGCGTCGAACTGTACGGCGGTAACGGCCTCTCGACCGACTACCCGCTCGAGCGCTACTACCGCGACGCCCAGACCATGACCATCCCCGACGGGACCGAGGAGATCATGAAGCTCATCGTCGGCTACGAGATGACCGACCTGTCGGCGTACGCCTGA
- a CDS encoding DUF5789 family protein, which translates to MSDGGADREEGVNFETIDPVLDDIDYPIEMAEFVAEYGDQTIERTNADPITIQEVFAGTGEDTFESKEEVRQSVLNLMPSDAVGREGYSDRGGSSPDATEVDEDESA; encoded by the coding sequence ATGTCCGACGGTGGCGCCGACCGAGAGGAGGGCGTGAACTTCGAGACCATCGACCCCGTCCTCGACGACATCGACTATCCAATCGAGATGGCGGAGTTCGTGGCCGAGTACGGCGACCAGACCATCGAACGGACGAACGCCGACCCCATCACGATACAGGAGGTGTTCGCCGGCACCGGCGAGGACACCTTCGAATCAAAGGAGGAGGTCCGCCAGAGCGTCCTGAACCTGATGCCAAGCGACGCCGTCGGCCGCGAGGGGTACTCCGACCGCGGTGGTTCCAGCCCCGATGCAACCGAGGTCGACGAGGACGAGTCGGCGTAG
- the purH gene encoding bifunctional phosphoribosylaminoimidazolecarboxamide formyltransferase/IMP cyclohydrolase, whose product MKLAGMASNRGRNLLNVHDLAPGGAELAVVLTNSEDAPVVEAATERDIPTETVVRGENESRREHEARVVEALSGYDVDLVCLDGYMRVLSDTFLDPMPTTLNVHPSLLPAFPGTDAWGDALEYGVDVVGCTVHAVTNAVAEDGSLIEAEVDGGPVVTQEPIPVYEGDDVETLKERVLYQGEMKAYPRAVKWFAEDRVDVDWDANRVSVADDDGGQFPARRLTSEDRHADLRYGENPHQDAALYADRTCEEASVVGADQLNEGAKGMSYNNYNDTDAALNLVKEFDEPASAVIKHTNPAGCATADSLAEAYADALSTDAKSAFGGIVALNRECDEATATQIVDSFKEVVVAPGYTDDALETLFEKENLRVLDVADSYDVSEPVTEKDLVGGTLVQERDTQAPEREDLEVVTDREPTDEQIESMLFAWRTIKHVKSNAILFADGTETVGVGAGQVSRVDAVEIAKMKAERDADGKSADGAVMASDAFFPFPDGIEAAAEAGIEAVIQPGGSVNDDDVIAAADEHDMAMVFTGSRAFRHD is encoded by the coding sequence ATGAAGCTAGCGGGCATGGCCAGCAATCGCGGCCGCAATCTCCTGAACGTTCACGACCTGGCGCCCGGCGGGGCGGAACTCGCCGTCGTCCTCACGAACAGCGAGGACGCGCCGGTCGTCGAGGCGGCCACCGAACGGGACATTCCGACCGAGACCGTCGTCCGGGGCGAAAACGAGAGCCGACGCGAGCACGAAGCGCGCGTCGTCGAGGCCCTCTCGGGCTACGACGTCGACCTCGTCTGCCTCGACGGCTACATGCGCGTCCTCTCCGACACCTTCCTCGACCCGATGCCGACCACGCTGAACGTCCACCCGTCCCTGCTCCCCGCGTTCCCCGGCACGGACGCCTGGGGCGACGCGCTGGAGTACGGCGTCGACGTCGTCGGCTGTACGGTCCACGCCGTCACCAACGCCGTCGCCGAGGACGGCTCTCTCATCGAGGCGGAAGTCGACGGCGGCCCCGTCGTCACCCAGGAACCGATCCCCGTCTACGAGGGCGACGACGTCGAGACGCTCAAAGAGCGCGTCCTCTACCAGGGCGAGATGAAGGCGTACCCGCGAGCGGTGAAGTGGTTCGCCGAGGACCGCGTGGACGTCGACTGGGACGCGAACCGGGTCAGCGTCGCGGACGACGACGGCGGCCAGTTCCCGGCCCGCCGACTCACCAGCGAGGACCGCCACGCCGACCTGCGCTACGGGGAGAACCCCCACCAGGACGCGGCCCTCTATGCCGACCGCACCTGCGAGGAAGCCAGCGTCGTCGGCGCCGACCAGTTGAACGAGGGCGCGAAGGGGATGTCCTACAACAACTACAACGACACCGACGCCGCCCTCAACCTGGTCAAGGAGTTCGACGAACCGGCCTCGGCGGTCATCAAGCACACCAACCCCGCCGGCTGTGCGACGGCCGACTCGCTTGCCGAGGCGTACGCCGACGCCCTGTCGACCGACGCCAAGAGCGCCTTCGGCGGCATCGTCGCGCTCAACCGCGAGTGCGACGAGGCGACCGCCACCCAGATCGTCGACTCGTTCAAGGAGGTCGTCGTCGCCCCCGGCTACACCGACGACGCCCTCGAGACGCTCTTCGAGAAGGAGAACCTCCGCGTCCTGGACGTCGCGGACAGCTACGACGTCTCCGAACCCGTCACCGAGAAGGACCTCGTCGGCGGGACCCTCGTCCAGGAGCGTGACACGCAGGCCCCCGAGCGCGAGGACCTGGAGGTCGTCACCGACCGGGAGCCTACGGACGAGCAGATCGAGTCCATGCTGTTCGCCTGGCGGACGATCAAACACGTCAAGTCGAACGCCATCCTGTTCGCGGACGGCACCGAGACCGTGGGCGTCGGGGCCGGGCAGGTCTCCCGGGTCGACGCCGTCGAGATCGCGAAGATGAAAGCCGAGCGAGACGCCGACGGCAAATCGGCCGACGGCGCCGTGATGGCCTCGGACGCCTTCTTCCCCTTCCCGGACGGCATCGAGGCCGCCGCCGAGGCCGGCATCGAAGCCGTGATCCAGCCCGGCGGGTCGGTCAACGACGACGACGTGATCGCGGCCGCCGACGAACACGACATGGCGATGGTCTTCACCGGCAGTCGGGCGTTCCGCCACGACTGA
- the purB gene encoding adenylosuccinate lyase, translated as MTDRSPLSAVSPLDGRYARYTEPLVPYASEAALIRARVRVEVEYLIALADLEATPLAIDDGQRAHLRALYEKFDDEDAEIVKALETEGWKSYSATNHDVKAVEYFVREHLPEGLDAAQWIHFGLTSEDVNNLAQRLLVKPAVEDVLVPALRDVRDALAEMAREHRDLPMLARTHGQPATPTTFGKEMAVYAARLGRALGRIEAAADGLSGKLAGASGTYAAHDAAYPDVDWPAFSESFVTGLGLEHTPLATQVNPCDDLAALFDALRGANDVLLDLDLDVWLYVSDRYLGQEAAAGETGSSTMPHKVNPIDFENSEGNLSKANSDLVFLADYVTTSRLQRDLSDSTVKRNVGAALSHCLIGYRKCETGLGKVVPNEQVMRDELEATPEIIGEAVQTILRREGHTDAYERVKDLTRGRRVTIEDFRDLFADLDVSEDVRAELTALTPTGYVGVGSELVDEIED; from the coding sequence ATGACAGATCGCAGTCCGCTCTCGGCCGTCTCGCCGCTGGACGGGCGGTACGCTCGCTACACGGAGCCGCTCGTCCCCTACGCGAGCGAGGCCGCGCTGATCCGCGCTCGCGTCCGCGTCGAGGTGGAGTACCTGATCGCACTCGCCGACCTCGAGGCCACGCCGCTCGCAATCGACGACGGCCAGCGCGCGCACCTCCGCGCGCTCTACGAGAAGTTCGACGACGAGGACGCTGAAATCGTCAAGGCACTCGAGACGGAAGGCTGGAAGAGCTACTCGGCCACCAACCACGACGTCAAGGCCGTCGAGTACTTCGTCCGGGAACACCTGCCGGAGGGTCTCGACGCCGCCCAGTGGATCCACTTCGGCCTCACCAGCGAGGACGTGAACAACCTGGCCCAGCGCCTCCTGGTCAAGCCCGCCGTCGAGGACGTGCTCGTCCCCGCGCTCCGGGACGTCCGGGACGCGCTGGCGGAGATGGCCCGCGAACACCGGGACCTGCCGATGCTCGCCCGTACGCACGGCCAGCCGGCGACCCCCACGACGTTCGGCAAGGAGATGGCCGTCTACGCCGCCCGCCTGGGCCGAGCCCTGGGGCGGATCGAAGCCGCTGCTGACGGGCTCTCCGGCAAACTCGCCGGCGCCTCGGGCACCTACGCGGCCCACGACGCCGCCTACCCCGACGTGGACTGGCCGGCTTTCTCCGAGTCGTTCGTGACGGGGCTGGGACTCGAGCACACCCCCCTGGCGACGCAGGTCAACCCCTGCGACGACCTGGCGGCGCTGTTCGACGCGCTCCGCGGCGCCAACGACGTCCTGCTCGATCTGGATCTGGACGTCTGGCTCTACGTCTCGGACCGATACCTCGGACAGGAGGCCGCCGCGGGCGAGACCGGCTCGTCGACGATGCCCCACAAGGTCAACCCGATCGACTTCGAGAACAGCGAGGGGAACCTCTCGAAGGCCAACTCGGATCTTGTCTTCCTGGCCGACTACGTCACGACCTCGCGGCTCCAGCGGGACCTCTCGGACTCGACGGTCAAGCGCAACGTCGGCGCGGCGCTTTCCCACTGCCTGATCGGCTACCGGAAGTGCGAGACGGGTCTGGGGAAGGTCGTTCCCAACGAGCAGGTGATGCGGGACGAACTGGAAGCGACCCCCGAGATCATCGGCGAGGCCGTCCAGACCATCCTCCGGCGGGAGGGGCACACCGACGCCTACGAGCGCGTGAAGGACCTGACCCGCGGCCGGCGGGTCACCATCGAGGACTTCCGGGACCTGTTCGCGGATCTTGACGTGAGCGAGGACGTGCGGGCGGAACTGACCGCGCTGACCCCGACCGGCTACGTCGGCGTCGGGAGCGAACTGGTCGACGAGATCGAGGACTAA
- a CDS encoding helix-turn-helix domain-containing protein, whose product MRYVEGLLTPERGWIHPIERRIQQAPGIKNERILQMELLDDGTVTTMYELSGDREVIEFAAEYVPELITYQVSPMQDRIITYAHLESNEMLTGLLELPHKFQIVPDFPIEFASNGGIKLTVVGDEGQIREAMNAVPDGISVELQKLGDYAPENERLLSRLTDRQREVAEIAVEMGYYDTPRQVTYDDIADAVDVAPGTVGEILRKVESRLLNALLG is encoded by the coding sequence ATGCGCTACGTCGAGGGTCTGCTGACGCCGGAACGGGGGTGGATCCACCCCATCGAACGGCGCATCCAGCAGGCGCCGGGGATCAAGAACGAACGCATCCTCCAGATGGAACTGCTCGACGACGGCACGGTGACGACGATGTACGAGCTGAGCGGCGACCGCGAGGTCATCGAGTTCGCCGCCGAGTACGTCCCCGAACTCATCACCTACCAGGTGTCGCCGATGCAGGACCGGATCATCACCTACGCCCACCTCGAATCCAACGAGATGCTCACCGGCCTGCTCGAACTGCCCCACAAGTTCCAGATCGTCCCCGATTTCCCCATCGAGTTCGCCAGCAACGGCGGCATCAAGCTGACCGTCGTCGGCGACGAGGGCCAGATCCGCGAGGCCATGAACGCCGTCCCCGACGGAATCTCCGTCGAACTTCAGAAACTGGGCGACTACGCGCCCGAGAACGAACGCCTCCTCTCACGGCTCACCGACCGCCAGCGCGAGGTGGCCGAGATCGCCGTCGAGATGGGCTACTACGACACGCCCCGGCAGGTCACCTACGACGACATCGCCGACGCCGTCGACGTGGCGCCGGGCACCGTCGGCGAGATCCTCAGAAAAGTCGAGTCCCGCTTGCTGAACGCGCTACTCGGCTGA
- a CDS encoding M20 family metallopeptidase codes for MTFDPLAFHERAVSIPSHEDVTEMREFLVETLESAGADPRVDDAGNTLATREGAEGDDRPHLVLNTHIDTVPPHVPLDVDGDVVRGRGACDAKGPLAALLSAFLGAEIESGTLTLAITPDEEVYSTGAAALDLDADSYIVGEPTGLDVCTAAKGRFEGTVTIRGTAAHAAEPESGANAIRAVAPVLQAIESYDETVGPPEHDSLGRPTLEPTVIEGGEATNQIPAACRITVDRRSVPPETQQGFREQLEAHLQGWIPDSMTLSFEYTERETPFLEAFATPADADVVRALREAGAGEARPFGAATEASYFANDAPTVVFGPGDLADDEGAVAHAEREYVHRSDVERAGEIVTAAVESLLS; via the coding sequence ATGACGTTCGACCCCCTCGCCTTCCACGAGCGAGCCGTCTCGATCCCCTCACACGAGGACGTCACCGAGATGCGCGAGTTCCTCGTCGAGACGCTCGAATCGGCGGGCGCGGACCCCCGCGTCGACGACGCCGGCAACACGCTGGCCACTCGCGAGGGGGCCGAGGGCGACGACAGACCCCATCTCGTCCTCAACACGCACATCGACACGGTGCCGCCCCACGTCCCCCTCGACGTCGACGGGGACGTGGTCCGCGGGCGGGGCGCCTGCGACGCGAAGGGGCCGCTCGCGGCGCTCCTGTCCGCCTTCCTCGGGGCCGAGATCGAATCGGGGACACTGACGCTCGCGATCACGCCCGACGAGGAGGTGTACTCGACGGGTGCGGCGGCACTCGACCTGGACGCGGACAGTTATATAGTGGGCGAGCCGACGGGGCTGGACGTCTGCACCGCCGCGAAGGGCCGCTTCGAGGGGACCGTCACGATCCGCGGGACGGCCGCCCACGCCGCCGAACCGGAGAGCGGCGCGAACGCGATCCGTGCCGTGGCACCCGTCCTGCAGGCCATCGAGTCCTACGACGAGACGGTCGGGCCGCCGGAACACGACTCGCTCGGACGGCCGACCCTCGAACCCACGGTGATCGAAGGCGGCGAGGCGACCAACCAGATCCCGGCGGCGTGCCGGATCACCGTCGACCGGCGGAGCGTGCCCCCCGAGACCCAGCAGGGCTTTCGCGAGCAACTGGAGGCCCACCTCCAGGGATGGATTCCGGACTCGATGACCCTGTCCTTCGAGTACACCGAGCGCGAGACGCCGTTCCTGGAAGCGTTCGCCACGCCTGCGGATGCGGACGTGGTCCGGGCGCTCCGGGAGGCCGGCGCGGGCGAGGCCCGCCCGTTCGGCGCGGCGACCGAGGCCTCCTACTTCGCGAATGACGCCCCGACCGTCGTGTTCGGCCCCGGCGATCTGGCAGACGACGAGGGGGCGGTCGCCCACGCCGAGCGCGAGTACGTCCACCGGTCTGACGTCGAGCGCGCGGGCGAGATCGTCACGGCCGCCGTCGAATCGCTGCTCTCCTGA
- the dapF gene encoding diaminopimelate epimerase: MVQVAKYHGTGNDFIIVDATETVPDRRAFAAELCDRETGLSHPNARKRGADGVLFLALESEYSPPRVVMTLVQPDGSVAAMCGNGARCAAKWVAERVGANEVMIDTQAGTRRAQVGDQGVTIEMGAPVFDPDRVPVVGDEPLIEREVEGLTVTAVNTGVPHAVAFVDDVTTVDVEAVAPAVRDADVFPEGANVNFAAPRADGSDADGTVRGFDQRTFERGVEAETDSCGTGAVAIVAVAERLGKVERGQRVPVHPPGGRLVVQLTERDALLQGPVEREYTGTVTVVDPTTFDVELDGVTGDD, encoded by the coding sequence ATGGTCCAAGTAGCGAAGTACCACGGGACGGGCAACGATTTCATCATCGTCGACGCGACGGAGACGGTTCCGGATCGACGGGCGTTCGCCGCCGAGCTGTGCGACCGAGAGACCGGCCTCTCGCATCCGAACGCGCGCAAGCGGGGCGCCGACGGCGTCCTCTTCCTGGCGCTCGAATCGGAGTACTCCCCGCCGCGGGTGGTCATGACCCTCGTCCAGCCGGACGGTAGCGTCGCCGCCATGTGCGGCAACGGCGCCCGCTGTGCGGCGAAGTGGGTCGCCGAACGCGTCGGGGCGAACGAGGTCATGATCGACACGCAGGCCGGCACGCGCCGCGCCCAGGTCGGCGACCAGGGCGTCACCATCGAGATGGGCGCGCCAGTGTTCGACCCCGATCGGGTCCCGGTCGTCGGGGACGAACCGCTGATCGAACGCGAGGTCGAGGGCCTGACCGTCACGGCGGTCAACACCGGCGTCCCCCACGCCGTCGCCTTCGTCGACGACGTGACGACGGTCGACGTCGAGGCGGTCGCACCCGCGGTTCGGGACGCCGACGTGTTCCCGGAGGGGGCGAACGTCAACTTCGCCGCACCACGCGCGGACGGTTCCGATGCGGACGGCACGGTCAGAGGCTTCGACCAGCGGACCTTCGAGCGCGGGGTCGAGGCCGAGACCGACTCCTGCGGGACCGGCGCGGTCGCCATCGTCGCGGTCGCCGAGCGCCTCGGGAAGGTCGAACGGGGCCAGCGCGTCCCCGTCCACCCGCCGGGCGGTCGGCTGGTCGTCCAGTTGACCGAGCGAGACGCCCTGCTCCAGGGCCCCGTCGAGCGCGAGTACACCGGAACCGTCACCGTCGTCGATCCGACGACGTTCGACGTCGAACTCGACGGCGTCACCGGTGACGACTGA
- the lysA gene encoding diaminopimelate decarboxylase produces the protein MRSGPAVRRLSDWDAERLRALAGEYETPLYVLDLDRVRENAARLRAAFDAEEISYAAKANTTRPVLETIESTGVGAECASAGEVERALAAGFGGGDVRYTAVNPPDEDLDYVVQAATEHDLIVTIGAADTLDRLAERGFSGRLCIRANPGVGAGHHEKVSTGAAPKFGVPLDRVPELASEAVDRGFDLVGLHAHAGSGISGEDLQAHRELVARMGDLARTVIDEVGRLEFVNVGGGLGVPYREDESPLDLEAVAAATREAFGDVEATLGIEPGRYFVADAGVLLTRVNTVKPTPETTVVGVDAGMTTLVRPAMYDSYHAIRSLAPDAGARETTSATVAGPICETADVLGEDRSLPDPERGDLLAVGNAGAYGYEMSSNYNSRPRPAVVAIDGETARPAVRRETVADITELETWSK, from the coding sequence ATGAGGTCCGGGCCCGCGGTCCGCCGGCTGTCCGACTGGGACGCCGAGCGACTGCGCGCCCTCGCCGGCGAGTACGAGACGCCGCTGTACGTCCTCGATCTGGACCGGGTGCGCGAGAACGCCGCTCGGCTCCGGGCCGCCTTCGACGCGGAAGAGATCAGCTACGCCGCCAAGGCCAACACCACTCGCCCGGTACTGGAGACGATCGAGTCCACGGGCGTCGGGGCCGAATGTGCCTCCGCGGGCGAAGTCGAACGCGCGCTCGCCGCGGGGTTCGGTGGAGGAGACGTGCGGTACACGGCGGTCAACCCGCCGGACGAGGACCTCGATTACGTGGTCCAGGCCGCGACCGAGCACGACCTGATCGTGACGATCGGCGCGGCGGACACCCTCGATCGGCTGGCCGAACGGGGCTTTTCGGGTCGGCTCTGCATCCGGGCAAACCCCGGGGTCGGTGCCGGCCACCACGAGAAGGTCTCGACCGGCGCGGCGCCGAAGTTCGGGGTCCCGCTGGATCGCGTGCCCGAACTCGCGAGCGAGGCGGTCGACCGCGGGTTCGACCTCGTGGGCCTCCACGCCCACGCCGGCAGCGGCATTTCGGGCGAGGACCTGCAGGCCCACCGCGAACTGGTCGCACGGATGGGTGACCTGGCGCGGACCGTGATCGACGAGGTGGGACGTCTGGAGTTCGTCAACGTCGGCGGCGGCCTCGGCGTCCCCTATCGCGAGGACGAATCGCCGCTCGATCTGGAGGCGGTTGCGGCTGCGACCAGGGAGGCGTTCGGCGACGTCGAGGCGACGCTCGGTATCGAACCCGGTCGCTATTTCGTCGCGGACGCGGGTGTGCTCCTGACTCGGGTGAACACGGTCAAGCCGACGCCCGAGACGACGGTCGTCGGCGTCGACGCCGGGATGACGACCCTGGTTCGCCCGGCGATGTACGACTCCTACCACGCGATCCGTTCGCTGGCTCCCGACGCGGGCGCGCGGGAGACGACCTCGGCGACCGTCGCCGGCCCGATCTGCGAGACGGCGGACGTGCTGGGCGAGGATCGGTCGCTCCCCGACCCCGAGCGCGGGGACCTGCTCGCGGTCGGTAACGCGGGTGCATACGGGTACGAGATGAGCAGCAACTACAACTCCCGGCCGCGGCCGGCGGTCGTCGCCATCGACGGCGAGACGGCTCGGCCCGCTGTCCGGCGGGAGACGGTCGCGGACATCACAGAACTGGAAACATGGTCCAAGTAG
- a CDS encoding 2,3,4,5-tetrahydropyridine-2,6-dicarboxylate N-succinyltransferase yields MSLQTDIEALWNRYDDGLTAEDATADDADTLDALLEALEGGEVRAAEPANGDWQVNEWVKQGILLNFGLRQIEAREYGDVAYHDVLPLRDTADIGDRGSRNTPDGTVIRRGAYVGSDAIMMSPSFVNIGAHVGDGTLVDSCDTVGSCAQIGENVKLGANTLIGGVLEPVENDPVIVEDGVSLGAGSRVTSGFRVGENSIVGENTLLTPRIPVYDLVEDEVLYGELPPERRAFARYVESSVSDEDLIPGAAYKPAVVATDIETETLEGTEREDALRE; encoded by the coding sequence ATGAGTCTGCAAACCGACATCGAAGCCCTGTGGAACCGCTACGACGACGGCCTCACCGCCGAGGACGCGACGGCCGACGACGCCGACACGCTCGACGCGTTACTCGAAGCCCTCGAAGGGGGCGAGGTCCGCGCCGCCGAACCCGCGAACGGGGACTGGCAGGTCAACGAGTGGGTCAAGCAGGGCATCCTGCTCAACTTCGGCCTCCGACAGATCGAGGCCCGCGAGTACGGCGACGTGGCTTACCACGACGTGCTCCCCCTGCGCGACACCGCCGACATCGGCGACCGTGGCTCCCGCAACACGCCGGACGGGACGGTCATCCGCCGCGGTGCCTACGTAGGCAGCGACGCGATCATGATGAGCCCCTCGTTCGTCAACATCGGTGCCCACGTGGGCGACGGGACCCTCGTCGACTCCTGTGACACCGTCGGCTCCTGCGCGCAGATCGGCGAGAACGTCAAACTCGGCGCCAACACGCTGATCGGCGGCGTCCTCGAACCGGTCGAGAACGACCCCGTCATCGTCGAGGACGGCGTCTCGCTGGGCGCGGGCTCTCGCGTCACCTCCGGCTTCCGCGTCGGCGAGAACTCCATCGTTGGTGAGAACACGCTCCTCACACCTCGGATCCCGGTCTACGACCTGGTCGAGGACGAGGTCCTGTACGGCGAACTGCCGCCGGAGCGCCGTGCCTTCGCCCGCTACGTGGAGTCTTCGGTCAGCGACGAGGACCTGATCCCGGGCGCGGCCTACAAGCCCGCCGTCGTCGCGACGGACATCGAGACCGAAACCCTCGAAGGCACCGAGCGCGAAGACGCACTGAGAGAATGA
- the dapB gene encoding 4-hydroxy-tetrahydrodipicolinate reductase codes for MTRVAVNGAAGRMGRTVVETAADRDDVEVVVGFDVDGPDEVQGVPVVDAAETADALAEYEPAVVVDFTVPEATRSLADACAEAGVGMIVGTTGFDEDGFAALDETAESVPLLKATNFARGIHALLRAIEEALPAVPDYDLELMETHHNGKIDAPSGTAKTMLETVQAQRDVEPVYGREGHAPRDEDEIGVFARRAGDIRGEHELIAAGNDEVLSLSHHAEDRSVFAAGALDAAVWIETQDPGRYDFGDVIGDA; via the coding sequence GGCCGAACCGTCGTCGAGACCGCGGCGGACCGCGACGACGTCGAGGTGGTCGTCGGGTTCGACGTCGACGGCCCCGACGAAGTCCAGGGCGTGCCGGTCGTGGACGCGGCCGAGACCGCCGACGCGCTCGCCGAGTACGAGCCTGCGGTGGTCGTCGACTTCACCGTCCCGGAAGCCACCCGCTCGCTCGCCGACGCCTGCGCCGAGGCTGGCGTCGGGATGATCGTCGGCACCACCGGCTTCGACGAGGACGGGTTCGCCGCACTGGACGAGACCGCCGAGTCGGTCCCCCTCCTGAAGGCCACCAACTTCGCCCGCGGGATCCACGCGCTCCTGCGCGCGATCGAGGAGGCTCTGCCAGCGGTGCCCGACTACGACCTCGAACTGATGGAGACCCACCACAACGGGAAGATCGACGCCCCCTCCGGCACGGCCAAGACCATGCTGGAGACCGTCCAGGCACAGCGAGACGTCGAGCCGGTCTACGGTCGCGAGGGCCACGCCCCACGCGACGAGGACGAGATCGGCGTCTTCGCCCGCCGGGCCGGCGACATCCGCGGCGAACACGAACTGATCGCGGCGGGCAACGACGAGGTGCTCTCGCTCTCCCATCACGCCGAGGACCGGAGCGTCTTCGCGGCCGGCGCGCTCGACGCGGCGGTCTGGATCGAGACCCAGGACCCGGGCCGGTACGACTTCGGGGACGTTATCGGGGACGCCTGA